Part of the Haliotis asinina isolate JCU_RB_2024 chromosome 8, JCU_Hal_asi_v2, whole genome shotgun sequence genome is shown below.
ATCCTGAACTCCTTGGTATTGCCCGGAACACCACTAGTGCCGGCAGACCCAGCATGGAGTTTCTTGTGaggtatgaaaatatattggtATATGTGGTAATACATACTGGTTCAGTCACAACTGAGTAACTGTTGTAAACCGAACTGAAGTAGAATGTAAAGGATGAAGAGTAACAGCAGGTTCATTAAGAGGTGTGTCTGTAGGTGCAGTCTGAAGTCTGAGGAGGTGGTGTCTCGGTACCTGCAGGGCAACCAGGCCGAGGCAGATGAGTCAACCAGCATCAAGATGCTCCCGCTAGAAGATGCTGTTAACTTGGAAACAAAGAATCCTGAATTATGGGGGCAAATGGCCCCCTCTGGAAAAGGGTGTTTTATTCTGTACAGGTTATCAAACAGTAGTAAATAATACCATCATGACACTGCTAATTCTGTTGACATTTCTGACACTGCCAACACTCCTGTCTCTGGTAACTGCTAACACTACTAACAGAAGAATGCTCCTTCAACATGTTTTTCCTTCCACATGTTACAACCATGACCAAGACTGAATCATGAGGTGTGACTGAGGATTTAAAtattaaacgagacttacctgtaaggtgAAGTTTGATATTAATTCCACCGACCCATGAAGTACTGAGGGATTACGTGAGATGTGCGCATGCGCTGAAACATCAGTCTTTAGCGTAGAAATATGGTTCCTGGCTAGCAAGGGTGGGAGTGGAGGGCACGTAATCCCTCAGTACTTCATGGGTCGGTGGAATTAATATCAAACTTcaccttacaggtaagtctcgtttaataTTTAAATTCCACCTCCCCATTCCGTACTATCGGAATCCCGTGAGATTTTAGAGTAGGAGGCATATTTCCAGAAAAGTGTTTTCCCCTCAACCACATGTTAAAGAACACACACAATACTCGTTCTCTTTCAATATGTATTCCAAAAGtacaatgaaacattatttGCGAAAATTTTATGTCACTATGCCTAAAACCTCTACACATTAACTAGGTCGGCGAAACAGGATCAAGCTCTTCCAGAGCAAATGTATTGCTAAGAACTACTCAAATTTTCAGGTGATAGAATAgcatcactgaaaacactgtcATTTTCTACTGGTTTGTTGTAGAAACGTCCAAACACACAGTCCTTGCTCCAGCCTGCTGTATTCAGTATTGTTTTTAAAGGTACTTTAAGGTTACAGGCCTTGTTAGTGGAGGCTGCCCTTATGCTATGAGgcttaaatattttcatattgatgCCAGCATTCTTTAGCATAGTCTTCACCCATCTAGTAATGGTGTCCTTGGAGACCCTTCTGTGTGGTTTCTGTGTGGCTATGAATAAAGCTGTCTCTTCTCCTCTCAGATCCTTGGTGTGTTCACAGTATTGGGTTAGCAAAGACACTACACACAGTGCTTTGTCTGGGTATCTCTGAAAAGTTAGTTCTTTTTGTTGGTATCCTGGTCGTGTCTGTTTTAACAGGTCACCAAATCTGATCTTGACTTGTCCGTTAGAAATATCTACATTCCTGTTGTCAATCAAATGGAGAGACTGAATTCTCTGTCCTGACAGCAGTAGTATCAAAGTTGCTAACTTCATTGATAGCAACAGCAAGGATTCATCTTCATTAACACCTTTTAGATATTTTATCACTGTGCTTGCGTCCCATGTCACATTATAACGAGGCAAGGAGGGCCTCAAATTAAAGACACCTTTCATAAATCTTGTGACTGTAGGGTGCTGTCCAAAGTGTGGATGGGTCAGTTCTGGCGTCTTCACAATAGCAGACAGGGCTGATCTGGCGGTGTTAATTGCCGAGTAACTGAGACCTAACTTAAACAGCTGAGCTAGGAAGTCTAAACCTTGCCTCAAAGTGGGTGAAAAGGGATTGATACTCCATTTTGTTGCAAAACAACCTCCACTTTGAGAGATATGTCCCATATTGTTTGTGCGTGGTTTCTCTCCATGAGTGCAGTATGATGTCCTCAACTGCTGTTGAAAATCCCTCCGTTTGAATAGATCCCCTGATAATTTTACAGCTGCCAGTCGCAATTTCTGGTGAAGCGGGTGTAAAGCTTGTGGTCGGTTTTTCAGTGTCAGTAGGTTTGGTGATCTTGGCAGCAGCCTTGGACAATCTACTAACAATTGCAGCAGCTTGGTGAACCATGGCTGGGTTGTCCATATGGGAACCACCATTAACACGTCGGCCGCTTCTCTGTGTATCTTCTGCAAGACTGGTCCGATCACACTAAAAGGACAGAAAATATAGTCATAAGAATTTCCCCAAAAAACAGAAAAGGCATCCACTGCTTCTGCACAAGGATCAGGGTGCCGGGACACATATCTATCCAATTGTGTGTTCAGCCGTGAGGCGAACAAGTCTCTAGATGGGGTACCATAGATGGATGTTAAGGTTTGGAAAACGCTGCAATCTAATTGCCATTCCTTATCATCACACATATTCCTAGAGTGCCAGTCTGCTTCTGTGTTTTGTGTCCCTGGCAAGTAAGCTGCTGAGATCCAAATGTCTCGTTCGATGCACCACTGCCAAATTTTCCTTGTTATGCTATTGCATCCTATTTTTGTACCACCCATGTGATTAATGTAGGCAACTGCAGTGGTATTGTCTATCATTATTCTTATGTGAAGGTGACTGCCATCTGCGCAGAGTGATTTTAGCACTAACCAGGCTGCATACAGCTCTAAGGAGTTTATATGCATTTCACTTTCCTCACTAGACCAGAGTCCCTGTGCACTAACTCCATTCATAACTCCGCCCCAACCTGTCTTAGAGGCATCTGAGGTTACCAGTACATCTGGCTGACGTTGGTCAAGAAACTGTGGCCTTTTCCCCACATTGTCAATCCACCATTTTAAATCATGGATACAAGTATGATCAAGCAAAACTTTCCCATCATAGTTCCCTTTTTCCCTCTTGAGAGCCTTGTTCTTAACTATTTCCAAATGTTTATAGTACAAGGGTGCAAACATCATCCCATGTCCACTAGCATTTAGTTGTCCGATTGCTGCAGCAAGAGTCCTGATTGAGGTAGTTTTAGTCATGTTGGACTTCAGTAGGTCACGACACACTTTTTGAATTTTCTTTACTCTTTCTTGTGTTAAATTTACAGTCATGGTTTCACTGTCAATTACAAACCCCAGGTAtgtaatggattttgtaggcCTTAGCACCGATTTTTCAGGGTGAACTGTAAATCCTAATGTGTCTAAAGTGTTCACTGTACATTTCACATTCTCCATGCAAAACTCTTCCGTCTCCCCTACCAACAGGGAGTCATCAATGTAGGCAGTGTTATCAAATCCCTGTTTCCTTAGGCTTGAAAAGACAGGTTTCATAACTTTAGTGAAAAGTCTTGGAGCAGATGCTAATCCATTTGGTAAACAAGTGAATTCATATAGCTCATTGTTCCAGTAAAACCTTAGAAATTTTCTATCTTGAGCATGTATCGGAACAGAGTAATATGCATCTTTCAAATCTACTGATGCAAAGTAACAGTCTCTTTGTACCAGATAGATCGCTGTTTTGAAAgtgtccattttgaaatgtgATGAGTCAACCTCTTTGTTTAAGCTTTTTAAGTTCAGAATTATTCTTAGTGAACTGTCTTTTTTCTCCCTGCAGAAAATGTTAGATATATATTCCCCTGGAACATGGGTACATTTTTCAATCACACTAATGCGATGTATCCTAAAGGGTGTAGGTATGACGGGCTGGTATATTTGATGCTTAAACTCTATTCGCGCTCCCTGAATGCATTTTAGTGTCCACGTGTCTGACGTGATCACCCTCCAATTGTCATGACACAAGCCAACTTTCCCTGCCATAAAATTTTGGGGTGTATTGCCAATACCGTCAAGTAGCCAGCTCACCTGAGCGGTTTCCACATCACCCTGGTTACAGGACTGTTCTACTGTTTCCGCTGGTCCCCTTTTTTCCATGGTGACCCTGTCGGTCGCTTGCCTAAAAAAGGTCCTTGGTTGTGCCGGCCTGTAGGTCCATATGTGCCTGAGTGAGAGGACTGACCTTTACCTTTAGTAAAACCACCTTTCTTATGTCCTCTATAAGGTGAGTCATAAGGCCTGAATCTGTTTCCATGGTGGGCTCCGCCATGTCCACGTGGAGAGGGTGATGGAGCAGTAAAACTCCTATTTTGCTTCTCAGAGCTATGTAATTTGTTACTCAGTTCTTTGCACTCTGTTATGTCCTTTGTGTTCTTTGGGAGGTCATCTCCAAACAAGTTTGTAGTTGCCACTGTATCCACTGAGCACAACCGTTTATAAGGCCCACGAAGGTCTGGCTTAAAATTCTCTCGCCTTGTGTTGTTGATATCACTATGTAGGCCCACCAACATTCTAACAGCATCCTTGGTTTTCCCCAGGAGTTCTTTAGGGTTAATGTCCTTCTTGTGAACAACTGCCGACATAAGGGAGTCCATCATTTGAATAACCGGAGTAGTGGCCTTGTCCAGCAGATTTTGAATCCGTTGCAGGTTAATGTCTTTGGACCTGGTCATAGCTCTCGCCTCATGCCAAATCACGGCATTAACGCGGGGTGACATCAAGTATTCCAGGTTTTTAGGGCGTTTGTAAGCTTCCATAATGGCTTTGAGTTTTTCCAAGTTCGGGGTTTTAGTGAGCCCATCATTGATAGACCTAGCTAAGTCGCTGTTAATCACAGGCCCTGTTTTATCTTCTTCCCCGAAAAACTCCGTCATGTCTTTCATGAGACTATTAAAATCGTCGGTCTCATCATCGGTCTGCGTCTCCTCCCCTTGATCAAGGCACCTGTGTATCAACATGTCCATTTCATCCTCGTCGGACGTTTCACCCTCCTCCATTTCCTGGGcgccgccatgtttgtttttgttttgaccgCCACTCGCCGATTCTCGGTCTTGTTCGGCCTTCTCCGCGCTGTTGCTAATTTTAGCCAACGCTGTGCTGATCTGAGCCATGGTGTGTGACTGGGCCTGCTGGCTTGCAAGTAGCGAGCGCAAAATGGCATCAAGGGGGGACTGTTTCTCCCCCGCGGGGTCAAGTTCTCTATGAGATGCGGCTTTCCTCTTGACCCCCTCAGTTTCACTCCGGAAACCTTGCATAGAGTTTGACTTTCCTCCCGTGGACGTACTCTCCAAAGGAATGGTGGTAACCTCCGTGAGGTTTTCCACAAATTCAAAGAAATTGTCAGAATCGGGTGCACGCTGGCCCTTGGCCCCTTGCCCCTCTGGCTGCGCCATTTTGGCAGACCACGACCCGTGGCCGTATCGGTCTCTGAGACAAAACCTGAGTGTTCTAGCCACACACTCACAAGACGGTCAGTCCAAAATTCCCAACTGTTCCTGACACAACCAGAAAGTGTCTGGCGATTTCTGATCGATGATTTATCCTGTCTATTAACTATGTAAATAAAAGTTCTTGGAACTTATATGGAGGCTGTCGACTGATGAAGCAACTCACACGAACTGATGTTTCAGCGCATGCGCACATCTCACGGGATTCCGATAGTACGGAATGGGGAGGTGGAATTAGCATTATAGAAGAAATAGCTGTAGTGGTGAACTGCTGAGTAATGTACAGAGTGGATCCTGTATGAAATACTTACTATGGTCATGTCTCCATGTTTTAGgtcgcagccatatagctggaatattgctattgcGATAACTCACTAGATTTTAGGGTTCTGTAGATTTTAATAATGTGGATTGGACTAAGGTAATGTGGGTTTTATGCTCTATCATGGATTAATGTAATGTGGACCTCATCCTCCATTATGGATTGATGTAATGTGAATCTCATCCTCTGTCATGGATTGATGTAATGTGAATCTCATCCTCTGTCATGGATTGATGTAATGTGAATCTCATCCTCTGTCATGGATTGATGTAATGTATGTCACATCCGAATCATGGATTAATGTAATGTGGGCCTCATCCTCTATTATGGATTGATGTAATGTGAATCTCATCCTTTGTCATGGATTAATGTAATGTATGTCACATCCGAATCATGGATTAATGTAATGTGGGCCTCATCCTCTATTATGGATTGATGTAATGTGAATCTCATCCTTTGTCATGGATTAATGTAATGTATGTCACATCCAAATCATGGATTAATGTAATGTGGACCTCATCCTCTATTATGGATTGATGTAATGTGAATCTCATCCTCTGTCATGGATTGATGTAATGTGAATCTCATCCTCTGTCATGGATTGATGTAATGTGAATCTCATCCTTTGTCATGGATTAATGTAATGTATGTCACATCCAAATCATGGATTAATGTAATGTGGACCTCATCCTCTATTATGGATTGATGTAATGTGAATCTCATCCTCTGTCATGGATTGATGTAATGTGAATCTCATCCTTTGTCATGGATTAATGTAATGTATGTCACATCCGAATCATGGATTAATGTAATGTGGGCCTCATCCTCTATTATGGATTGATGTAATGTGAATCTCATCCTTTGTCATGGATTAATGTAATGTATGTCACATCCGAATCATGGATTAATGTAATGTGGACCTCATCCTCTATTATGGATTGATGTAATGTGAATCTCATCCTCTGTCATGGATTGATGTAATGTGAATCTCATCCTCTGTCATGGATTGTTGTAATGTATGTCACATCCGAATCATGGATTAATGTAATGTGGGCCTCATCCTATATCAAGGATTAATACAATGTGAATCTCGTCTTATGTCATGGATTAATGCAATGTGAATCTCGCCCTATATCATGGATTAATGCAATGTAGGTTTCATCATTTATCATGAATTAATGCAGTATGACTATGAGTCTCATCCAGTATCATGGATTAATGCAATGACGGTCTCATCCTATATCAAGGATTAATACAATCAGGGTATCATCCTATTATCGtgaactaacaggattgggtggtcaggctcgttgacttggtttgacaggtcattgtatcccacAGAATGATTGTCATTTTATTGATCCCTGTATCATTTTCAGATGTAAAGCTGATTATGTAAGGGAAACAGACCCTGATTTGAATGCCATATTTGTTACAGACTACAACGATTTTAGCTACTTGAAGATTTGTTGGGGCCAGTTTTTAGTGTttattgtaacttacaatgatcttagcctataATCGTCTGTTGCAAGTGGATGGCAATCCTAGTGAAGCTTAAAGTCACAATTTTTATGagttacaataattgtagcgctaagatgttAGTGCAAGTGGGCCATTGAGAGATGGGGAACATGGTGAGACAATGACTTTATTACATAGATGACTTTATTACATCAATGGTTGACGTGGGTAGATGCATACACTAATCTAGTTCGTGTGACATACAAGCGTGAGAATTTCACTTCACGCCTAGTGACCGAGCCAACTCAAATGCTAAACTGGGGTAACACGTCTTGTGACGGTTGACGGTTGACATCCGAGATGTTGTTCATACTTTGTTATTCTGCGAGGAGAAATATTTGCTTCTTTTGAAGCCTGTACTTTTGTTATTAAACTTTTAAGGGGTTTCCATGTGTTTTGTCTTTCTTATTTAGTAAAACAGATAGGAACTACATTCAATAGCACATATTCAGGAATGTCAAAAGAAGTGCAAAGGTTAGGCCTCAACAATAGTCTTCACAACATCTTTATGAGGTTTGAAAGCAGAagaataacaaaaaaaacacacgcTATTATGTCAAATTTTCGCAAGTAAGACGTaggtaataaatagaatacggTCTCATACCACACTTGAGACCAGGCGTAGTATTCTCTATGTTTGAAATAGATCAAGTGGGAGATGTACCATCAAAAGCGGATCCTGGGGGGTGGGGTGTGCCCATCCCCTTCCACTCCCACGTTTTGTCCAGCATGTTTATTAAAGGAAATGCACCCCTTTAACAATAGGGTGCAGACCTCCCCTcatctcaaaaagctgtatctgcCCCTGACCATGTCAGCCGTGCTAACTCGCTTTCTTTACTACAAAATCGCTTTCCACCAGGAAAGTGGATAGCAAACGATCACAGGTGAAAAACCTGCTGTGTCACATTTGCCAGATTGTTACCAGACCAGAGATGCAGTCATGACAATGGTGATATCTGCATTCCAAGCATGCACTGTTATGACAATGGTGACATGTATTTCAAGCATGCATTGTTGTGAGAATGGTGATATCTGCATTCCATGCGTGCATTGTTGTGTCATGGTGACATCTGCATACAAGCATGCAGAGTTGTGGCAATGATGACATTTGTATATTGtaaattgttggtggctgtaccctcaaagggggttgaagtattgtaaaattattgtcctcctgagagggtacgtaagtccacaaacatgcaaagtaaattctaaatttccacgtttttaatggtagtataagtgtatttttattgtatggctagatttccgaaattgctgacggctgaggggatgatgtaaatccagctagggtccatgcaggtagcaaaagtactgtaagtccccatggtccctagaatggtgatctaccttcagttgttggcaatctatagcccggttttatattgtattgtcctctatagataaattgttttaggcatagctactagttttacattcatttctgtgatgttctagttttttactgtccttcgtcgactgattgttataatactcatatattccattttaatgttccgttcccgtcacgatatggctgaaatattgccgatgtgacattaaattttaactcactcactcactcacacatttgtATTCCAAGCATGCGTTGTGACATTGGTGACATCTGTATTCCAAGCATGCATTATAGTGAGAAAGGTGTTGTCTGCATTCCAAGCATGCAGTTTTTGTGGCAGTGATAGGCATCTGTATTCCAAGTTTGTGACAATGGTGACATTGTACTTCAAGCATGCATTGTTGTGACAATAGTGATAACTGCATTCCATGTGTGCATTGTTGTGACAATGGGGACTTCTTATTACAAGCGTGCATTAAATGTGATACTAGTGACATCTGTATTCCAAGCATGTTGTGACAATAGTGAGATCTGTATTTCAAGCATGCATTTTTGTGACAATGTTAAGTATTCTGCATTCCAAGCATGCATTGTTGTAATACTGGTGACAAAGTCGGGCTATTTCCAACATGCATGATTAAGACAATGGTAACATGCTGCGTCTCCACTTTGAGGACTGCTGCTGGCGTATCCACACTTATCGCTTTCCTCGTGCTTTACCTCTAAAACCCCCTTTGGATTTTGGGCTCGGCTTCTTCGAACCTCTTTTGGCAGATTTGGGGCTgtcttttttcttatttttacaTTTTCCATTATTCTTTTTATCTGATTTTTTCTGTTTCTCTTTTCCTTTGGAGTTTTTGTCTTCCTTTTTTCTCTCAGGCGAATCCTTTCCACCACCCTGACTGTCCTCTCCTCCTGCAGATCCTCCTAGTTTCCCCGCCCCTCCTCCACCATCTTCAGTGTCATAGTCCTCAGCCAGCTCTAGGGGCAGAAACGTGTGATCAGCATTAGGGAATCAGCATGAACATTTACGTCACAAACCCTATGCATGTCGTATCAAAGGCCATGGTGCCGAGTTACACAAGAGCTCATATATTCTTACTATTACAGTAAACCGGAGGATCCTGAAACGTTGAAGCCCATACACTACATATATCACAGGACTAGGACATCCAGTGAAGATGATGCACCTGAAAgtactgacatggttgacgcatgtcatcgtatcccatttacatagatccatgctcatgctgtttatcaccaGATTTTCTGGTTTAGAatctattattttcagaccgccgacacgtagctggtatattgctgacgGTGATTGTTTTCAAGATCAGATCATCCAGATCACATTAACCTTCTCCCGCCTGAGAGTTGGTCAGTcaaatcagggataatctacaatacAACCCTGTTAGAGTCTCCCCGGTTAAATGAGTATCTCTGACTGACCAAATGGTGACATGTTGCCTGTGCTCACCTGCATCTCTGTCCCGTTTTCTGAGGTATCTGTTGGGATccccaccatcacaacacaggATGGAACAGCCGTCGATACAGAAGGCGTCCCCCGGACCTGCATCATCTCCCTCCTCCCAGGCGCTTATGATGGAGGTCTGCAGGTGGCGGAACAGGATGATGACCAACAGCTGTCAAAATATACACAGGTGTTTCATCAAGATACATGTGTTTCGTCAACACACCACTAGAACATAAGGACGTCTTGCTCCGGGAAAACGTCAAAAGATCATTTGTTCCAGAAAATAGCAGGTTTTACTCCACAATACAAATATAGTTGTAAGCAGCAAATTAGTTTGCTTAGTTCTCCTTCAGTCACATATTGATGTATCTTGAATGTTCACTGTTTCTCTGTGGTCAGAGTTGTGGTGTTTAATGTGggttgattattttcaaatagTGACCACAATTATCTCTAACAAGACACGTGGTGGCGTGTATTCCGGTGCACAAAGCTCATTAACAAACACCACAGACCCTCAGACAGAACACTGGATGGTTGGTCCTACACTAACCTCAATACCAAATGTGACGAAAACAGTGTTGGCCGCTGGTGTCAGCACTGTGTCGGAGAAATAGTCCCCGAGGACGCTCGTGCATCCGTGTTTGTAGAGAGTGACGTCGCTATAGTGCTTGTGAAACTTGCTGTTGTTGACGTGGTTGTGTATGCAGGGTCGAGGTGACAAGACACTGCAGCAGCTGAAAGGCACGCTGTCGGTGATAAGCTCGCCGTCTCGCAGGTTCCTACAACCAAGTCGCCCACATCATCATACATCTAGAAACAAGTGATGAAAACATATACTTCAACGATTGATTCAACGACGTGCCTTAGTTAGTCTTACGCGCTGCGTAatgatgatggtgtgtcatCAATACCGAAGTGGGCTATTTACACTAGTACTGTACAGTTCGTCGTGGGCAGTTAAACCATGAAAAGTTCCCGTCAACCAAGCACTGAGAGTAACTGAGCATCCATGCCGCGGAGATCTGCCAACAAACCTGTGAAATAATTCACATACacatttgtaatttgtaa
Proteins encoded:
- the LOC137293553 gene encoding uncharacterized protein encodes the protein MAQPEGQGAKGQRAPDSDNFFEFVENLTEVTTIPLESTSTGGKSNSMQGFRSETEGVKRKAASHRELDPAGEKQSPLDAILRSLLASQQAQSHTMAQISTALAKISNSAEKAEQDRESASGGQNKNKHGGAQEMEEGETSDEDEMDMLIHRCLDQGEETQTDDETDDFNSLMKDMTEFFGEEDKTGPVINSDLARSINDGLTKTPNLEKLKAIMEAYKRPKNLEYLMSPRVNAVIWHEARAMTRSKDINLQRIQNLLDKATTPVIQMMDSLMSAVVHKKDINPKELLGKTKDAVRMLVGLHSDINNTRRENFKPDLRGPYKRLCSVDTVATTNLFGDDLPKNTKDITECKELSNKLHSSEKQNRSFTAPSPSPRGHGGAHHGNRFRPYDSPYRGHKKGGFTKGKGQSSHSGTYGPTGRHNQGPFLGKRPTGSPWKKGDQRKQ
- the LOC137295356 gene encoding photoreceptor outer segment membrane glycoprotein 2-like; this encodes MCLRFKFSETVRERLSIFTGVLQLLLALFGLTLICFSIYMKVRIESKMLLLENYGSGTLPYFLISVGCLMFVIHSFGTKISFDCASVETRQRFRNVFVCFFVTLCVLSLIVMAAGCMCFAHRGIIQDSLHQGLYTALKMYKNDQGIKTAVDRLQLNFRCCGSKTYSDWFHVSWVSNKYLNTEHEDVIKNLRDGELITDSVPFSCCSVLSPRPCIHNHVNNSKFHKHYSDVTLYKHGCTSVLGDYFSDTVLTPAANTVFVTFGIELLVIILFRHLQTSIISAWEEGDDAGPGDAFCIDGCSILCCDGGDPNRYLRKRDRDAELAEDYDTEDGGGGAGKLGGSAGGEDSQGGGKDSPERKKEDKNSKGKEKQKKSDKKNNGKCKNKKKDSPKSAKRGSKKPSPKSKGGFRGKARGKR